From the Patescibacteria group bacterium genome, the window CGAAATCCAAGCTCGTAACTGGCGACACTCTCAAGTTGACTATTCCTGAAGACGGAAGCTTTATTTTCAAACAAATCGGTCCAGTCGAGCGCAAGAAACTGGTTGGTTTGTTGGAAGATATGGGCGACAATGTCTATACGGTTACGGCTGGCGGCACCAAATATCGTGTTCTGGCCGCCTCAATCACTTATTTCAAAGCTAAAATCGGGGACAGGGTAAGTATTCTTGTCCCAGAAGATTCAGCAAGCGAGTGGGCAGCAGTCGAAAATATTATTTAAATATTTAATCAATAAAGTAATAAATGGAAAATCGCATGACAGTCAAAAACTTTTCTCCCTACAAAATTGTAAGAGAGGCAATCAGCGGCTTAAAACCAAACGAACGTAAGGTTATAGCTAGCCGTTTTGGTGTTGATACTGATCACAAAACACTGTCATCCATCGGTCGTGAGCTTGGACTTTCACGCGAAAGAATTCGTCAGATCGAAAAAGACGGTCTTCGCAAGCTTGCTAAATCTATCGTTGAAGATAACAACTCATATATTATCGATATCGTTGACGCTTTTGAGAAACAGGGCGGTATTTCTAGCCACAACAAAATCGCTGAGAAATTCCTCGACGAAGTAATGCACAAAGACAAGAATGAGTTCAACTCGCTTCACCTGATCTTCCTTTTGATGCCACAGATCATCAAGATCGAGCGTACACAAGAGCTCGAAGCTGGTTGGATGCTTGGGTCTGTCTCCAAAGATGACATAGTCTCAATCATCGATGCTTGGGTCACACATTTGAAGAAACAAAAACGTCCAGAGAATATTGATATTTTGGTCCAATCTCATCCAACTCAATCCAAATACAAGATGACCTTCCTTTCAGAACTTCCAGAAATTTCCAAACGACTTGTTCGCACCGAATCTGGTGAAATCGGTCTGTCTGTCTGGCCTGAAGTCAACCCAAAGAATGTCAGAGACAAAATCTACTTTATTCTTAAAAAGTATGAAAAACCTCTCCATTTCAACGAAATCGCTGCCAAGATCAAGGATCAGAGCTTCGATGGTAAGGACATTGTCCGCGCTACCGTTCACAATGAGTTGATTGCTGATGAACGTTTCGTCTTGGTTGGCCGTGGGATCTACGCTCTGTCAGAATGGGGCTACAAAGAGGGGACTGTCGCCGAAATCATTTCTGAAATTCTATCCAAGAATCCCGAAGGCATGACCGCAGAGGATATCGTCAAGGCAGTGTCCAAACAGAGAATTGTGAAGAAAAATACCATCCTTATAAATCTTCAGACAAAGCCACTATTTAAAAAAGTTGGCAAGTCAAAATTTGCTCTAAAATAAGCACATTGTCAGTACTCAAAGAAAGCTCACAGGCCTTGGCCTGTGAGCTTTTGTGTTTGTGGACTTTATAAACATTTATTTGTATAATTAGATTAATGTCTCTATCGGCCAATTTTTATATATGAATTTTATACTATACGTAATTTACTTCGTCTTAATCGTTGGACCAATATACTTAATATGGGCAATTGCTAATATGAACAAAAAAATCAAAAAAGTCGACTGGCTAGCCGCTCAAGAATACACAGTATTGCGTATAGATGTACCGCGCAACAACGAGAAGTCGCCGATGGCCGCTGAGCAAATGTTTGCCGCTATTCATGGTATCTACTCCGAATCTGCCGAATTCCAAAATCATCTGAGCTTCGAGATAGTCTCAAAAGATAAGTTCATTCAATTCTATATCTATTTGCCTTTGCACTTGAAGGATTTCGTAGAGGGTCAGATCTATGCTCAATATCCGACTGTCGAGATTAATGAAGTCGATGATTATGCCCAGAATGCCAGTATTGGCTCCAAAGATTATGCCATCTGCGAACTTAATTTGACCAAGCCAGATGTCTATCCAATCAAAACCTTTACAGATTTCGATGTAGACCCGATTTCATCTATCACTTCCGTCATGACCAAGCTTGGCGAGGATGAGGAAGTCTGGGTTCAATTTGTGATCAAGCCAATAGGGGATGAGTGGCAGGAAAAAGGTCATGAAATGGTCTCTTCTGTCCGAAACGGCACCAATATTGCCAAGGTTGGACTCGGCCGTGCTATCGCAAGTGGTTTTGCAAAATTTGGCAAAGCTTTAGTCTTGCAGGCGATCAGACCTGGCGTCGACTTGGATCAGCCAGAAAAGGAAGTCAAATTGCCATCTGCCGTAGAGGACGCCCTCAAGAATATTGAGCTCAAAATCACCAAACTTGGATTCGAGACCAAAATCAGGGTATTGGCTCTCGGGACCGATCCAACTCTGACCAAAGCTAAATGCCAAAATATCGCTGCAACGTTCAAGCAGTTTAATTCGACCACCCTAAACGGTTTCAAAATAGGGGAAGTCCATATCAACAATCAGACCTCATTCAAGGATTTCGTATATCGCTCGTTTGAAGATGACGGCGCGATCCTCAATATCGCTGAAATTGCTTCAATATTCCATTTACCATCTAGTTCAGTCTCGACCCCAAATATTGTTTGGTCTGGCTCCAAGAAGGGAGAACCACCTTCCAACTTACCGCTTCGAACAAACACTGAAGAATCTCAATTTACAGTGCTTGGACTTACGAATTTTCGGAATAATTTACAGGAGTTTGGCATCAAAACTGATGATCGCCGACGACATATTTATATTATTGGTAAATCTGGTACTGGTAAGTCCACATTGATCGAGAATATGGTGATCAACGATATCGCGGCCGGCAAAGGCGTAATCCTAATTGATCCGCATGGAGAAACTGCGGACAAGATTTTGGCGTGTACTCCTGACAGTCGTATCAACGATGTTATAGTCTTTGATCCTTCCGATCGCGAATTTCCTGTCGCCTTCAACCTATTGGAAACGGTCGATGATGATTTTAAGGGGATTGTCGCATCTGGTTTTGTTGGAATCTTCAAGAAGATATTTGGTGAATCATGGGGACCTAGACTTGAGCATATTCTTCGAAATACTGTTTTGGCGCTTCTGGATTGTCCCGATTCCACCATGCTGGACATCCCCAAGATGTTGACCAACAACAGGTTCCGCGACAAGATCGTCGAGCAGGTTAAAGATTCGGTGATCCGAGACTTCTGGGTCAATGAATTCGCACAATATGATAGCAAATTTAGGACTGAGGCTGTTTCACCAATTTTGAACAAAGTTGGGCAGTTCCTGGCCACTTCGACTATTCGAAACATTGTCGGTCAAGCACATTCTCGTCTGAACATTCGTGAAGTCATGGACCAGCAGAAGGTAATGATTGTAAATCTATCTCGTGGCAAGATCGGAGAAGACAACTCTGCGCTTCTCGGCGCGATGATGATTACCAAGATTCAGCTTGCCGCGATGAGCCGTGCTGATGTCACAATCGAGAATAGACCAGATTGTTTCCTCTACGTGGACGAGTTTCAGAACTTTGCGACTGACTCTTTCGCTACGATTCTTTCCGAGGCTCGAAAGTATAATCTGTCCCTTACTATTGCTCATCAATACATCGCTCAAATGCCTGACCCGGTCAAAGAAGCAGTATTTGGCAATGCGGGTACCCTGATCTCATTCCGTGTTGGTGGATCTGACGCTGTGACGCTGGTCAAAGAGTATGCTCCTGTTTTTGAAGAAAACGATATGGTTAATCTCGAGAAGGCTCATATCTATATCAAACTTCTAATCGATGGTATAGCACCGCCAGCTTTCTCTGCCAGAACTCTGCCACCAGTCGCCAAATTGACCGGCAACTATGATCAGGTTGTGAACCAATCTCACCAAAAATATTCTGTCGCGCGCAGTACCGTCGAGGCTCAGATTGATGGTAAGTCAAGTCAGGAAGAGGAAGAGCTGAAAAGAGAGGCTGAAATCTTCAAATCTGGCGGACTCGAAGCGCTTCTGACAAAACGTGGCGCCGCTTCACCTAGTTCGGAGCCAGAGGACCGCGCTCCCGAAAAGGAAACCGTCAACTCCGCATTTATCCCAGAGGAGGCGCAAGCCGAGCCAAAGCCTCTTGTAGACTCTGAGCCAGAAGATAAACCTGTATACAAGTCTGAACCAGTATCTCAGCCAGAATCAGCAAAGCTAGAAGAACATGCTAATCGCGAAGACGTAGCCTCAGTAAAACATGAAAGCCATGAAAAACCCGAAGAGCCTACTAAGTCAGACGAGCCAAGAATCCTGAAGTGGCAGAACGTTATAGAGGGCAAGGTCTACAAGGAGCGCACAGCACGAGGTAATGTGAAGTGGTATGTTGGCGACGAGGTCGACGAGGAGAAGCTTCTCAAGGCCGGTGTAGTCTTGGACGACAAGGCGAAGCGAATCATTGCGCTAACCGCCAAACTCGCAGATCATGATGGCACCCAGAAAAAAAATGTAGTAGGGGAGAGCGATTCTATCCGTCCCGAAAAAGTGGACAATCTATTGGAGCCAAAAGAAGTACCAAGCACTGCGATCGTAGAATCAAATTTGCTTCCAGAAATTGCGCCAAATATATTACCTGCTTTTCAACCGGAGAATCTACCAGAGAAACACGAAGCAGACAGTCCTGCGCTTGCCCACTCGATATTGTCGCCGAATGAAGAGAAGGAACTGCCGAAGACTGATCATGCTGAGGCGCCAACTAAACATGCCGAATCTCATCATGTGACGCATCATCACGCTACCCATCTAGCGGAAGGCCAGTCGGTTAAGCTACACCACAAAGAGGAAGATAAATAGAGATAGATACTAGTGAATAGGGAAGACTCAGGCGGAAGCCAGGGTCTTTTCTTTTATCTACCGGAGAAGTCCGTTTTTTCTAGAAGCCTTGGGGGAGTGATAGATATTCATCAAAGTATATGGCATGAGCTATATGGGGTAGCACAAATGTTGTAGAGGAGGCAGGGGCCCCGGATTATTTTGGTGCAAATAAACGGTGCAAATATGAACTTCCCCAAAATAGGGTGTTTGGGGGAAGTGAGTTCCTACGAACTAATTATGTCGCATAACATACATTATACGACATTAGCCAAAACCCGGAGAAGGACCTCTACCCTATCCATTTATCCATATTTTTGGTTATGTCTATTTGCCGTATATATCTAGACATTTATTCTGATGCGTCCGCCCTTACATTCTTCGCTAGTTGTCCTACCATTTTGCTGTTAACTTTACCAATCAAACAATTTCGCATAACTCTTATTACAATTGCTGCAATAATACTCATTTCGAGCTTGCCATACGTCCAAAATACACTCAAAAAGCCCCAGAATGGCTTCTGC encodes:
- a CDS encoding sigma factor-like helix-turn-helix DNA-binding protein; this encodes MENRMTVKNFSPYKIVREAISGLKPNERKVIASRFGVDTDHKTLSSIGRELGLSRERIRQIEKDGLRKLAKSIVEDNNSYIIDIVDAFEKQGGISSHNKIAEKFLDEVMHKDKNEFNSLHLIFLLMPQIIKIERTQELEAGWMLGSVSKDDIVSIIDAWVTHLKKQKRPENIDILVQSHPTQSKYKMTFLSELPEISKRLVRTESGEIGLSVWPEVNPKNVRDKIYFILKKYEKPLHFNEIAAKIKDQSFDGKDIVRATVHNELIADERFVLVGRGIYALSEWGYKEGTVAEIISEILSKNPEGMTAEDIVKAVSKQRIVKKNTILINLQTKPLFKKVGKSKFALK
- a CDS encoding DUF87 domain-containing protein, encoding MNKKIKKVDWLAAQEYTVLRIDVPRNNEKSPMAAEQMFAAIHGIYSESAEFQNHLSFEIVSKDKFIQFYIYLPLHLKDFVEGQIYAQYPTVEINEVDDYAQNASIGSKDYAICELNLTKPDVYPIKTFTDFDVDPISSITSVMTKLGEDEEVWVQFVIKPIGDEWQEKGHEMVSSVRNGTNIAKVGLGRAIASGFAKFGKALVLQAIRPGVDLDQPEKEVKLPSAVEDALKNIELKITKLGFETKIRVLALGTDPTLTKAKCQNIAATFKQFNSTTLNGFKIGEVHINNQTSFKDFVYRSFEDDGAILNIAEIASIFHLPSSSVSTPNIVWSGSKKGEPPSNLPLRTNTEESQFTVLGLTNFRNNLQEFGIKTDDRRRHIYIIGKSGTGKSTLIENMVINDIAAGKGVILIDPHGETADKILACTPDSRINDVIVFDPSDREFPVAFNLLETVDDDFKGIVASGFVGIFKKIFGESWGPRLEHILRNTVLALLDCPDSTMLDIPKMLTNNRFRDKIVEQVKDSVIRDFWVNEFAQYDSKFRTEAVSPILNKVGQFLATSTIRNIVGQAHSRLNIREVMDQQKVMIVNLSRGKIGEDNSALLGAMMITKIQLAAMSRADVTIENRPDCFLYVDEFQNFATDSFATILSEARKYNLSLTIAHQYIAQMPDPVKEAVFGNAGTLISFRVGGSDAVTLVKEYAPVFEENDMVNLEKAHIYIKLLIDGIAPPAFSARTLPPVAKLTGNYDQVVNQSHQKYSVARSTVEAQIDGKSSQEEEELKREAEIFKSGGLEALLTKRGAASPSSEPEDRAPEKETVNSAFIPEEAQAEPKPLVDSEPEDKPVYKSEPVSQPESAKLEEHANREDVASVKHESHEKPEEPTKSDEPRILKWQNVIEGKVYKERTARGNVKWYVGDEVDEEKLLKAGVVLDDKAKRIIALTAKLADHDGTQKKNVVGESDSIRPEKVDNLLEPKEVPSTAIVESNLLPEIAPNILPAFQPENLPEKHEADSPALAHSILSPNEEKELPKTDHAEAPTKHAESHHVTHHHATHLAEGQSVKLHHKEEDK